In Ictalurus punctatus breed USDA103 chromosome 3, Coco_2.0, whole genome shotgun sequence, the following are encoded in one genomic region:
- the sh3gl2a gene encoding SH3 domain containing GRB2 like 2a, endophilin A1 isoform X2: MEKKVDVTSRAVLDIMTKTTEYLQPNPATRAKMSMMSSMSKIRGGDKGPGYTQTETVLGEAMQKFGRELGDESSFGLALIDAGEAMRELGEVKDALDMEVKQNFIDPMQVLHDKDLKEIQHHLKKVEGRRLDFDYKKKRQGKVTEDEIKQALEKFYDSKDIAEQSMYNLLESDVEQVSQLAALVQAQVNYHRQAAEILQQLSSKIDDRIREASSKPRKEYTPKPRSSLDFSSTESHNGGLGHSLAGSRSPAPLDQPCCRALYDFDPENEGELGFKEGDIITLTNKIDENWYEGVINGQSGFFPVNYVDVLVALPH, from the exons ATGGAGAAG AAGGTGGACGTTACGAGCAGAGCCGTGCTGGACATCATGACCAAAACTACAGAATACCTACAGCCCAATccgg cgaCCCGTGCTAAGATGAGTATGATGAGCTCCATGTCGAAGATCCGTGGAGGTGATAAGGGGCCGGGATACACTCAGACGGAGACGGTGCTGGGCGAGGCCATGCAGAAGTTCGGCCGCGAGCTCGGGGACGAGTCCAGCTTCG gtctAGCTCTGATTGATGCTGGAGAAGCTATGAGAGAGCTGGGTGAGGTGAAGGATGCTTTGGACATGGAGGTGAAGCAGAACTTCATCGATCCGATGCAGGTGCTGCATGATAAAGACCTGAAGGAGATCCAG caccATCTGAAGAAGGTGGAGGGTCGGCGTCTGGACTTCGACTATAAGAAGAAGCGTCAGGGGAAGGTGACTGAAGATGAGATCAAGCAGGCGCTGGAGAAATTCTACGACTCGAAGGACATCGCTGAGCAGAGCATGTACAACCTGCTGGAGAGCGAC GTGGAGCAGGTGAGTCAGCTGGCTGCTCTGGTGCAGGCTCAGGTGAATTATCACAGACAGGCGGCGGAAATCCTGCAGCAGCTCTCCAGCAAGATTGAtgacag AATTCGAGAAGCTTCCAGTAAGCCGAGGAAAGAGTACACGCCCAAACCGCGCTCTTCACTTGACTTCTCCTCTACTGAGAGTCACAACGGGGGATTGGGACACAGCCTAGCCGGCTCACGCTCCCCGG ctcctCTGGATCAGCCGTGTTGTCGCGCTCTGTATGATTTCGACCCGGAGAACGAGGGCGAGCTGGGCTTTAAGGAAGGTGACATCATCACGCTGACCAATAAGATTGATGAGAACTGGTATGAAGGGGTGATAAACGGCCAATCAGGTTTCTTCCCTGTCAATTACGTCGATGTGCTGGTGGCTTTGCCGCATTAA
- the sh3gl2a gene encoding SH3 domain containing GRB2 like 2a, endophilin A1 isoform X1 → MSVAGLKKQLHKATQRVSEKVGGAEGTKLDTDFTEMEKKVDVTSRAVLDIMTKTTEYLQPNPATRAKMSMMSSMSKIRGGDKGPGYTQTETVLGEAMQKFGRELGDESSFGLALIDAGEAMRELGEVKDALDMEVKQNFIDPMQVLHDKDLKEIQHHLKKVEGRRLDFDYKKKRQGKVTEDEIKQALEKFYDSKDIAEQSMYNLLESDVEQVSQLAALVQAQVNYHRQAAEILQQLSSKIDDRIREASSKPRKEYTPKPRSSLDFSSTESHNGGLGHSLAGSRSPAPLDQPCCRALYDFDPENEGELGFKEGDIITLTNKIDENWYEGVINGQSGFFPVNYVDVLVALPH, encoded by the exons AGGGTGAGTGAGAAAGTGGGCGGAGCTGAAGGAACCAAACTCGACACTGACTTCACAGAAATGGAGAAG AAGGTGGACGTTACGAGCAGAGCCGTGCTGGACATCATGACCAAAACTACAGAATACCTACAGCCCAATccgg cgaCCCGTGCTAAGATGAGTATGATGAGCTCCATGTCGAAGATCCGTGGAGGTGATAAGGGGCCGGGATACACTCAGACGGAGACGGTGCTGGGCGAGGCCATGCAGAAGTTCGGCCGCGAGCTCGGGGACGAGTCCAGCTTCG gtctAGCTCTGATTGATGCTGGAGAAGCTATGAGAGAGCTGGGTGAGGTGAAGGATGCTTTGGACATGGAGGTGAAGCAGAACTTCATCGATCCGATGCAGGTGCTGCATGATAAAGACCTGAAGGAGATCCAG caccATCTGAAGAAGGTGGAGGGTCGGCGTCTGGACTTCGACTATAAGAAGAAGCGTCAGGGGAAGGTGACTGAAGATGAGATCAAGCAGGCGCTGGAGAAATTCTACGACTCGAAGGACATCGCTGAGCAGAGCATGTACAACCTGCTGGAGAGCGAC GTGGAGCAGGTGAGTCAGCTGGCTGCTCTGGTGCAGGCTCAGGTGAATTATCACAGACAGGCGGCGGAAATCCTGCAGCAGCTCTCCAGCAAGATTGAtgacag AATTCGAGAAGCTTCCAGTAAGCCGAGGAAAGAGTACACGCCCAAACCGCGCTCTTCACTTGACTTCTCCTCTACTGAGAGTCACAACGGGGGATTGGGACACAGCCTAGCCGGCTCACGCTCCCCGG ctcctCTGGATCAGCCGTGTTGTCGCGCTCTGTATGATTTCGACCCGGAGAACGAGGGCGAGCTGGGCTTTAAGGAAGGTGACATCATCACGCTGACCAATAAGATTGATGAGAACTGGTATGAAGGGGTGATAAACGGCCAATCAGGTTTCTTCCCTGTCAATTACGTCGATGTGCTGGTGGCTTTGCCGCATTAA